The DNA region ATACGCTACGCGAGTACCGCCGCACCGAGCCGGATGCGCGGCTCTTCTTCTGCCTCGGCGCCACGGACATGATCGTCCTGGATACCTGGCACGCATGGCGGGAGCTGTTCGAGCTCGCCACTTTCGTCGTCGTTACCCGCGGTGCGAATGACGTGCAGGACGTGCTCGAATTCATGGGCCGCTACCCGGACCTCTTCCCGGACGCTTCTTCGGAAATACGCGCCCTCTCCGCCGGCTTCGGCGGCGAGTATCCCCACAGCGGCCCGGAGTACGCACACATCCACTGGCGCGGCGGCTGGGCTCCGTTCATGACCATGCCCCGGCAGGATGTCAGCGGCTCCATGATCCGCACCCTGTGGCGCGCGGACCGGTCGCTCCTGGGCCTCATGCCCGAATGCGTGGAAGACGTGCTGCTGGCGAATGCTCCGGCCGTGGATGCGGCCTGGGGCGCACGGGACTCAGCACAGGGATAGCAGATGATTCTATCTGGATGATCCGAGGGCGTTGCCCTCGGGCTCCCACCAGGGAGCACTGCTCCCTGGACCCAGATCTGGGGTCCAGGGGGCGTGGGGGACGGCGTCCCCCGCACTGACCGCCAACTCTATTTCTTGTCTTCGGGGCGGCGCAGGATGCCTTTGCGGATAAAAACAGTTTCGCCGGGGCGCATGTACATGGAGTCGTTCCGCTTGGGCAGGGCGATGGTGCAGGGGCTCTCGCGCAGCTCCACCTCCTGGCCCGGTTCGATGATGCCCTTGAGTGGGGCTTCCATGTCGTCCCAGAACACCTGGTAGTCGTAGGGAACAGAGTCCTTGTTCTGCAGCAGACCGGCCAGGGCCGGAGCGGCAAACAACAGGACGCCGGCGATGGCGAGAAACACGGCCCGGCGCGCCTTCTTTCCAAGCAAATCAGAGTGATGCATCGTTGGTACGACCCGTTGCATAAGGTTGCGGCCGTCCTGGCCCGTAATTCGTCGTATTAAGTAGGATGCACGGTGGCGGTGCGTGTGACCGAGGCAGGTCACAGTCCGGTCCACGCGTCCATCACCCTCGCCCGCTCTGCTCGTCCGCCTGTTCTTCTGCCGGATGTCCGAGAGCATCGCCTGGACACGCCATGATTTCCGCGGCCCGGATTGGCGCCAGAAGCCGACAGTGCAATCAGCTTCCGGGGGTCAGCGCTGCGGGCTGGATGACCGGCTTGAGCGTGGCCTGCTCGAACACACCGTCGCCGTCGCCGTCAAAGAAGCCGTGGACCTCGCCGCTCACCGTATCCTCCACCACATAGCCGTAGACGCGGCGGTGGTGCTTCTGGCCGGGAGCATTGAAGGCGAACAGCTTGATGCGCACGCCCGACTTGCCTTTTTCCTTGAACACCCGGCCCACGGTGTCGTCGCCGGGGATGTCCGGAAAGGCGTCGAAGGGCGAGATGTCGCCGAGCACGCGGCCGTCTTCCGCCGCCTCGTCCGAGGCAAGCAGCAGGTCATCCACCGTGGGGTACGGGCCTTCGCCCTGCAGCACGATGGCGGGCTCCACCGAACGAATGCCGCCAAAGCCGTTCTTCTGCGCGGAGTCCGTCGCCAGGGCACCCTTTTCGCCACCGATGACGTATCCCTGGGCAGTCTCGCCCGGGCCCATCTCTTTTGTGCTGTCGGCAGCGGGCTTGTCCTCTGCCTTGGTCTTTTTCGTGGTCTGCTTCTTTTCCACGGGTTTCGTTTCTTTCTTGGGCTCCGGCGTCTGCTTCGTTGCCGGCTGGGCGATGGTTTCCTGATCCTGCGGCGGCGGGCTCTTGAAGAGCGCGCAACCATGCGCAGTCAGCAGCGTGCCTACGGCCACGGCTGCGAGCGCTATCTTTCTGAATTGCGTATGTCGTGTATTCATATGG from Oceanidesulfovibrio marinus includes:
- a CDS encoding nicotinate-nicotinamide nucleotide adenylyltransferase produces the protein MSNSTEERLGGPGSVCIYGGSFNPMHSAHIRVAVALHEAAGMERVDIMPAATPPHKPNCRLLPMSLRMAMARAVEARLNTGGSASPTHYRVSDLEARRTGPSYTVDTLREYRRTEPDARLFFCLGATDMIVLDTWHAWRELFELATFVVVTRGANDVQDVLEFMGRYPDLFPDASSEIRALSAGFGGEYPHSGPEYAHIHWRGGWAPFMTMPRQDVSGSMIRTLWRADRSLLGLMPECVEDVLLANAPAVDAAWGARDSAQG